From Triticum urartu cultivar G1812 chromosome 2, Tu2.1, whole genome shotgun sequence, a single genomic window includes:
- the LOC125539146 gene encoding histone-lysine N-methyltransferase SUVR4-like isoform X1, producing MISHKDRAQKAYEAMGRLGFPKKQVSPVLKHLYKLFENWEPIEDESYRILADTILDSQKNQQMPATSRHVTDQESEPHNSTSVTPDPDDQHPSAARYDMDVSDNETSLINRPMDVSENPQDALFLQEPKPEPEIDVPAAPVANDLNTGSSGGDNMLIEHCKTRDMLTWGSDARASIVNHDQNPDSSQHAVKDGVESTVQNTHQASFVELDVASSTLGEVKVSLKCKFDPSEVCISLDKVFKIVEDNCLRSYKTLPPDFSVGKLMNEICQYVAESRAVHSEAQNNGGSLQEQALETHAPFVKPIACKHAVDGNGNTAVGSSSEPSFQNWVVAYQPQEALFKQRPLHDVADITKGEERVRIPIVNEFGSDSCPPLFYYIRKNLIFQSAYVNTSLARIGDEDCCADCSGNCLLESHPCACARSTGGEIAYTPEGLVRAELIDECIAVNHFPEKDNKFYCKACPLEIYKTKPSPDPCKGHLARKFIKECWSKCGCGMQCGNRVIQRGITCNLQVFFTNEGKGWGLRTLDGLPKGAFICELVGEVLTSSELHERKAKNSKHVDQVLLDASWGSEGVLRDEEALCVDPTFYGNVGRFVNHRCYDANLVIIPVEVETPDRHYYHLALFTAKKIEAFEELTRDYGIDFDGTDDLNKAFDCMCGSKYCRGGPKNSRKRTRASASQN from the exons ATGATTTCCCACAAGGATAGGGCTCAAAAGGCGTATGAGGCCATGGGGCGTCTCGGCTTCCCCAAGAAGCAGGTTTCGCCAGTCCTGAAGCACCTCTACAAGCTCTTTGAAAACTGGGAACCCATCGAGGACGAGAGCTACCGCATCCTTGCTGACACCATCCTGGATAGCCAAAAGAATCAACAAATGCCTGCCACTAGCCGTCAT GTGACAGACCAAGAGTCCGAGCCTCACAACTCAACGTCGGTCACACCAGATCCAGATGACCAACACCCTTCTGCTGCTCGGTATGACATGGATGTTAGTGATAATGAAACCTCCCTCATCAACAGACCCATGGATGTCAGTGAAAATCCCCAAGATGCTCTCTTTTTACAAGAGCCCAAGCCTGAACCTGAAATTGATGTTCCAGCTGCTCCTGTTGCCAACGACCTCAATACTGGGTCTTCAG gtGGAGACAACATGCTAATTGAACATTGTAAAACAAGGGATATGCTGACATGGGGTTCTGATGCTAGAGCTAGCATAGTTAACCACGATCAAAATCCGGACAGCAGCCAACATGCAGTCAAGGATGGGGTAGAGTCTACTGTTCAAAATACTCACCAGGCATCTTTTGTTGAACTTGATGTAGCTTCATCCACTCTGGGTGAGGTGAAGGTGTCATTGAAATGCAAATTTGACCCTTCAGAGGTCTGCATTAGTTTGGACAAGGTCTTCAAAATAGTTGAGGATAATTGTCTCCGCTCATACAAGACCCTACCTCCTGATTTTTCTGTTGGCAAGCTGATGAATGAGATATGCCAATATGTTGCAGAGTCACGTGCTGTGCATTCTGAAGCTCAAAACAATGGTGGCAGCTTGCAAGAACAGGCTTTGGAGACGCATGCTCCCTTTGTGAAGCCAATTGCTTGTAAGCATGCTGTTGATGGGAATGGTAATACTGCCGTAGGATCATCCTCGGAACCTAGCTTTCAAAATTGGGTAGTTGCTTATCAGCCTCAGGAAGCACTTTTTAAGCAAAGGCCACTGCATGATGTTGCTGACATAACGAAGGGAGAAGAAAGGGTTAGAATACCTATCGTAAACGAATTTGGTAGTGATAGTTGTCCGCCATTGTTCTATTACATAAGAAAGAATCTCATTTTCCAAAGTGCTTATGTCAACACCTCACTTGCGCGGATTGGTGATGAGGATTGCTGCGCAGATTGTTCAGGCAACTGCTTATTAGAATCACATCCATGTGCATGTGCAAGATCAACTGGAGGTGAGATTGCATACACACCGGAGGGCCTGGTCAGGGCAGAATTAATTGATGAGTGCATTGCTGTTAATCACTTCCCAGAAAAGGATAATAAGTTCTACTGTAAAGCTTGTCCTCTTGAAATATATAAGACAAAGCCCTCACCAGATCCATGTAAAGGTCATCTTGCTAGAAAATTCATTAAGGAGTGTTGGAGTAAATGTGGCTGTGGCATGCAGTGTGGAAATCGTGTGATTCAGCGTGGGATAACATGCAATCTCCAG GTGTTTTTCACAAATGAAGGGAAGGGCTGGGGGCTACGGACGCTGGATGGGCTGCCAAAAGGTGCTTTCATCTGTGAATTAGTTGGGGAGGTACTAACAAGTTCTGAACTACATGAGAGAAAAGCCAAAAATTCTAAGCATGTGGATCAAGTGCTCCTAGATGCTAGTTGGGGTTCTGAAGGGGTGCTAAGAGACGAGGAAGCTCTCTGCGTTGATCCGACATTTTATGGGAATGTCGGGCGATTTGTCAACCATAG ATGCTATGATGCAAATTTGGTAATCATACCTGTTGAAGTCGAGACTCCTGATCGCCATTATTACCAT CTTGCATTATTCACTGCCAAGAAAATAGAGGCTTTTGAGGAGTTAACGCGG GATTATGGCATCGATTTTGATGGTACTGATGACCTCAATAAAGCATTTGACTGCATGTGCGGAAGCAAGTACTGTCGCGGCGGTCCGAAGAATTCAA ggaagaggactagggcaaGTGCAAGTCAGAACTAG
- the LOC125539146 gene encoding probable inactive histone-lysine N-methyltransferase SUVR2 isoform X2 has product MISHKDRAQKAYEAMGRLGFPKKQVSPVLKHLYKLFENWEPIEDESYRILADTILDSQKNQQMPATSRHVTDQESEPHNSTSVTPDPDDQHPSAARYDMDVSDNETSLINRPMDVSENPQDALFLQEPKPEPEIDVPAAPVANDLNTGSSESRAVHSEAQNNGGSLQEQALETHAPFVKPIACKHAVDGNGNTAVGSSSEPSFQNWVVAYQPQEALFKQRPLHDVADITKGEERVRIPIVNEFGSDSCPPLFYYIRKNLIFQSAYVNTSLARIGDEDCCADCSGNCLLESHPCACARSTGGEIAYTPEGLVRAELIDECIAVNHFPEKDNKFYCKACPLEIYKTKPSPDPCKGHLARKFIKECWSKCGCGMQCGNRVIQRGITCNLQVFFTNEGKGWGLRTLDGLPKGAFICELVGEVLTSSELHERKAKNSKHVDQVLLDASWGSEGVLRDEEALCVDPTFYGNVGRFVNHRCYDANLVIIPVEVETPDRHYYHLALFTAKKIEAFEELTRDYGIDFDGTDDLNKAFDCMCGSKYCRGGPKNSRKRTRASASQN; this is encoded by the exons ATGATTTCCCACAAGGATAGGGCTCAAAAGGCGTATGAGGCCATGGGGCGTCTCGGCTTCCCCAAGAAGCAGGTTTCGCCAGTCCTGAAGCACCTCTACAAGCTCTTTGAAAACTGGGAACCCATCGAGGACGAGAGCTACCGCATCCTTGCTGACACCATCCTGGATAGCCAAAAGAATCAACAAATGCCTGCCACTAGCCGTCAT GTGACAGACCAAGAGTCCGAGCCTCACAACTCAACGTCGGTCACACCAGATCCAGATGACCAACACCCTTCTGCTGCTCGGTATGACATGGATGTTAGTGATAATGAAACCTCCCTCATCAACAGACCCATGGATGTCAGTGAAAATCCCCAAGATGCTCTCTTTTTACAAGAGCCCAAGCCTGAACCTGAAATTGATGTTCCAGCTGCTCCTGTTGCCAACGACCTCAATACTGGGTCTTCAG AGTCACGTGCTGTGCATTCTGAAGCTCAAAACAATGGTGGCAGCTTGCAAGAACAGGCTTTGGAGACGCATGCTCCCTTTGTGAAGCCAATTGCTTGTAAGCATGCTGTTGATGGGAATGGTAATACTGCCGTAGGATCATCCTCGGAACCTAGCTTTCAAAATTGGGTAGTTGCTTATCAGCCTCAGGAAGCACTTTTTAAGCAAAGGCCACTGCATGATGTTGCTGACATAACGAAGGGAGAAGAAAGGGTTAGAATACCTATCGTAAACGAATTTGGTAGTGATAGTTGTCCGCCATTGTTCTATTACATAAGAAAGAATCTCATTTTCCAAAGTGCTTATGTCAACACCTCACTTGCGCGGATTGGTGATGAGGATTGCTGCGCAGATTGTTCAGGCAACTGCTTATTAGAATCACATCCATGTGCATGTGCAAGATCAACTGGAGGTGAGATTGCATACACACCGGAGGGCCTGGTCAGGGCAGAATTAATTGATGAGTGCATTGCTGTTAATCACTTCCCAGAAAAGGATAATAAGTTCTACTGTAAAGCTTGTCCTCTTGAAATATATAAGACAAAGCCCTCACCAGATCCATGTAAAGGTCATCTTGCTAGAAAATTCATTAAGGAGTGTTGGAGTAAATGTGGCTGTGGCATGCAGTGTGGAAATCGTGTGATTCAGCGTGGGATAACATGCAATCTCCAG GTGTTTTTCACAAATGAAGGGAAGGGCTGGGGGCTACGGACGCTGGATGGGCTGCCAAAAGGTGCTTTCATCTGTGAATTAGTTGGGGAGGTACTAACAAGTTCTGAACTACATGAGAGAAAAGCCAAAAATTCTAAGCATGTGGATCAAGTGCTCCTAGATGCTAGTTGGGGTTCTGAAGGGGTGCTAAGAGACGAGGAAGCTCTCTGCGTTGATCCGACATTTTATGGGAATGTCGGGCGATTTGTCAACCATAG ATGCTATGATGCAAATTTGGTAATCATACCTGTTGAAGTCGAGACTCCTGATCGCCATTATTACCAT CTTGCATTATTCACTGCCAAGAAAATAGAGGCTTTTGAGGAGTTAACGCGG GATTATGGCATCGATTTTGATGGTACTGATGACCTCAATAAAGCATTTGACTGCATGTGCGGAAGCAAGTACTGTCGCGGCGGTCCGAAGAATTCAA ggaagaggactagggcaaGTGCAAGTCAGAACTAG